One Streptomyces sp. NBC_00554 DNA segment encodes these proteins:
- a CDS encoding quinone oxidoreductase, translated as MQTIRVTKPGDASELHVEEVEPPRPGSGQVLVRNTAAGVNFIDVYYRDGTYPAEYPFTPGQEGAGVVEAVGEGVTAFTPGARVAYATQLGAYAEYTVVPEDKLIPVPDGVDLTDAGAVTLQGIAAYYLTHQTHPVAKGETVVVLAAAGGLGRLLVQLAVARGATVIAVTSTPEKERIAREAGAQHTVGYDRFNESVRELTGGKGAQVVYDSVGAATYLAGLRSLGRRGTLALCGLSSGAVPPLNVELLRDGGSLFPTRPTMKDHVYDAETLRAAGGAVFSYVADGVLKPLVHASLPLGEAARAHRLLESRATTGKLLLTP; from the coding sequence ATGCAGACCATTCGCGTGACCAAGCCCGGCGACGCCTCCGAACTCCACGTGGAGGAGGTTGAGCCGCCCCGCCCCGGCAGCGGCCAGGTCCTGGTCCGCAACACGGCCGCCGGCGTCAACTTCATCGACGTCTACTACCGCGACGGCACCTATCCCGCCGAATACCCCTTCACCCCGGGCCAGGAGGGCGCCGGAGTGGTCGAGGCCGTCGGCGAAGGCGTGACGGCGTTCACTCCGGGCGCCCGCGTCGCGTACGCCACCCAGCTGGGCGCGTACGCCGAGTACACCGTGGTGCCCGAGGACAAGCTGATCCCCGTCCCCGACGGCGTCGACCTGACCGACGCCGGCGCCGTCACCCTCCAGGGGATCGCCGCGTACTACCTGACCCACCAGACGCACCCGGTCGCCAAGGGCGAGACCGTCGTGGTCCTGGCCGCGGCGGGCGGCCTCGGCCGACTCCTGGTCCAGCTCGCCGTGGCCCGCGGAGCGACCGTCATCGCCGTCACCTCCACCCCGGAGAAGGAGCGGATCGCCCGCGAGGCAGGGGCCCAACACACCGTCGGCTACGACAGGTTCAACGAGTCCGTACGCGAACTGACCGGCGGAAAGGGCGCCCAGGTCGTGTACGACTCGGTGGGCGCCGCGACCTACCTCGCCGGCCTGCGCAGCCTCGGCCGCCGGGGCACGCTCGCGCTGTGCGGCCTGTCCAGCGGCGCGGTGCCGCCCCTGAATGTCGAGCTGCTGCGCGACGGCGGGTCGCTGTTCCCGACCCGGCCGACCATGAAGGACCACGTGTACGACGCCGAGACCCTGCGCGCGGCGGGCGGCGCCGTCTTCTCGTACGTGGCGGACGGCGTCCTCAAGCCCCTGGTCCACGCGTCCCTCCCGCTGGGCGAGGCCGCCAGGGCACACCGCCTCCTGGAGAGCCGCGCCACCACCGGCAAGCTGCTGCTGACGCCCTGA